CCACTAAGGTTTAGATCTGTTCCCGTTTGTGTATTCCATGCCTGCAGAGCCACAAAAACAATGATGgtataatagtaaattttgaaagttaaatcTCCCCAAAGTGAGAAGAAAACACAATCGATAAAAAGAAGTCATAAACTAATTCCAGTCAAAAGCAAGATGCATGAGCTCACTGATAGATGTAACagaaacttttgaaattttaccTTAACAGCATTGGGAATACCAATGAATATCCACGGCCCTTCGCTAATCATACAGCCAACTTCACCTCCAACGTTGATGACACCGGCACACTAACATAGACAAGTAATTGACTAAAGCCTACATAATCTCAAGTTTCAAGGGTTTCAAAGAATGCCAAGTGCCCAGCTACCTGCCCAGTCTGACAATCCCACAGTCGAACAGATTCATCTTTGCTACCTGAGTATAGCTTGTCCGACCCTGATGGAAGTGCGATCCCCGTAACAACCTGCCAATATGTCATACGTCAATTTTGAACCAAATCACCCAAACCCATAACAAAGAATCGAAGAGAGAGGTACTTTCTGAATAGAAAATAAGCTTATTACAAAAACCACCTCTATACTACCAATCTCGATCACCCCATATCCTTTTTCAATTGCGTCAATTTCACCCTTACATTTTATTCGTCTCAAATAGGTCCgattttttagggttttggcaGATGAAAATCTTCACAAAACTGAATTAGCAGGTAAAGTTGGTTACACTCCATTAAAAGAACTACATATATTCAGTAAATTCTCCAATAAAGTGCCAActttagataaataaaatatatttcttttggtttttattTAGACTAAGCTTACAAGCTGTTCAGATATAGAAACCACATTATAATGTCAACTCATTCTTGTGAAGTTTGGCATCCAAATTTAACAAGTCCTGAAAATTTGCGTCTAATTGTGACAATAGTAGAACGCCAAGTCAAAATCGAAGCAATTAAACATGTTAAAAAAGGTAAATTAAAACGTGAGAGTTCAAGATTGGATCTTATAATTTAGTTGAGAAACAACGCAAAAAGGGGTCAAAGAAACCACCTTTTGGTGCCCCTGAAGATGCGTCAGCAAGGAGAAGCTATCGCTAACAAACCACGAATGCAAGAACCTGCAGTTCTCGCCGTACGGGCAATTCCCGGCGAGGAAGTGCTTACACGGCCGATCCGGCACCTTGGCCGGAGCCCTTCCAGCGGCGCCGCCCCCTCTTCCCTTCCCCCAGTTGGAAGGGGGGCCGGCGTTAGGGTTCCGCCAATGGTTGTTCGGCCGCTTCGATGCCCCGACACCGTCGGGCGCCGCCGGGGGCTCGCTGTGGAGGAAAGGGCAGGGGTGGCGATTGCACCGCCCCGCTCGCCAATGGTAGCACACCTTGTTCGCCCTGTCGtttaccgccgccgccgccgccgccgccgccgacgacgacgacgacgaagtgGGGTGGGACGGCCCTAACCTGTTGTGCATCCTCTTGTTCCCGTACCGATCACCCGTTTCTACGTCCATACGGGAGAGGGGGCGGAGGAGTCTTGGATCagtagaagaagaggagggttAGGGCTTGATACGGAGCTCGCAAGGAAGCGGAGACCAAGGAAAACCCTAAGACAGCGCTCTGCGACGAGATCGTGATCGGAGAAGAGTAGATGAGCGGGGGCGAAGCCGAGGGTTGGAGACGACGACGATGAGGTTTAGGGCTCGCCGCGCGcgctctccttcttttctttttccttttccttttcctttttaagtTTCGCCCCGTAAATAGATCGCTCCTTCGCCTTCGTCGTAGTATACgcactgagagagagagagagagagagagagagagaggacctgagagagagagatggtgttTTCCTGGGCCCGGGCGCTATCCGAGCTGGTGCGTGCGAAATGGACCGGTGTTAACGGGTCGGATCTCGAACGAACGGCTCCGCTTATTTATAATCATCTTTTTTCATTAGTTTGAACCGGTTGATTCTTGCTAGATCCTGATCAATGTCGGCGCCAGTTCAAATCGACCCGGACATTTGGTCTGATTCTGATTCGGATTCCGATTCGAATTTCGAACAAAATAATAGGCCATGTATTCAACTCCATTTCTCCTGACGCCCGATTTAAGGCCCATATTATTCTTGAATGAGGCTCAACTTTTGGGGTTGTAATGCATAATGGGCCAAATGAAATGTCCATTTCAGAAAAGAGGCCCGTAGATGTCATTGGGCGGAGCCTGATTTATGATCCAGGGCCTGGATCGAGTCAGTCCAATGTGGCCCATTAGTTTACGGCCCATGAAGAGTAACggaaatacaaaaaataagaaGACAAATCCCATACTTTTGTATCATTTTAACTCTTTCGACTTCTCCTTATGAGCTTCTTTCTCAAGCTAAATTAGAAGCTATAA
This genomic window from Ananas comosus cultivar F153 linkage group 3, ASM154086v1, whole genome shotgun sequence contains:
- the LOC109707979 gene encoding zinc finger CCCH domain-containing protein 17-like, with translation MDVETGDRYGNKRMHNRLGPSHPTSSSSSSAAAAAAAAVNDRANKVCYHWRAGRCNRHPCPFLHSEPPAAPDGVGASKRPNNHWRNPNAGPPSNWGKGRGGGAAGRAPAKVPDRPCKHFLAGNCPYGENCRFLHSWFVSDSFSLLTHLQGHQKVVTGIALPSGSDKLYSGSKDESVRLWDCQTGQCAGVINVGGEVGCMISEGPWIFIGIPNAVKAWNTQTGTDLNLSGPTGQVYALVVGNEMLFAGIQDGRILAWKFSAVGNCFEPAASLVGHRLAVVSMVVGGMRLYSGSMDNTIKVWDLATFQCIQTLSDHESVVMSVLCWDQFLLSCSLDQTIKVWAATETGNLEVTYTHKEEHGVLTLCGMHDAQAKPVLLCSWNDNSVRLYDLPSFSERGRIFSKEEVRAIQIGPGGLFFTGDGTGELKVWKWLAPNERSTS